One genomic region from Leptospira tipperaryensis encodes:
- a CDS encoding NAD(P)(+) transhydrogenase (Re/Si-specific) subunit beta, protein MEKSIINLIYLLSSVLFIVGLKLLSHPKTAVRGNFLGAVGMFFAIAAALVEKGLAYEYILAGFIVGTAIGVYLSIKVEMTSMPQLVAALNGFGGLASFLVAGAAVMEVIHQGTNLQVLKSYQFTVSTAASGIIGAVTLTGSFVAYGKLQGLLSEKAVRYPGDQLVKIIFFLGSLALSYFVVIEPEKIEWYWYVVAVGSVLGILLVMPIGGADMPVVIALLNSYSGIAASATGFVLGNNVLIIAGSLVGASGIILTQIMCKAMNRSLANVLFGGLGAAVDTSKGGEDIYAGKTKSTSAEEVAMLLDMAQRVVIVPGYGMAVAQAQHAVRDLYNLLTERGIDVEFAIHPVAGRMPGHMNVLLAEADIPYDKMKEMDEINPTFEQVDVVIVNGANDVVNPLAKTDPTSPIAGMPILDVDKAKTVIVIKRSLSPGFAGVPNPLFIQENTLMYFQDGKKATQEIVAALKET, encoded by the coding sequence ATGGAAAAATCGATTATCAATTTAATTTATCTTCTCTCCTCCGTTCTTTTTATCGTAGGATTGAAACTTCTTTCTCACCCTAAGACCGCGGTTCGTGGAAACTTCTTAGGCGCAGTGGGAATGTTCTTTGCGATCGCAGCGGCTCTCGTTGAAAAAGGTCTCGCTTACGAATACATCTTAGCGGGATTCATCGTTGGAACTGCAATCGGAGTTTATCTTTCCATAAAAGTTGAGATGACTTCTATGCCTCAACTCGTTGCGGCCCTCAATGGATTCGGAGGTCTTGCTTCCTTTCTTGTCGCAGGTGCGGCGGTGATGGAAGTGATTCATCAAGGAACCAATCTCCAAGTCTTAAAATCGTATCAGTTCACGGTTTCTACTGCGGCCTCCGGAATCATCGGTGCAGTGACTTTAACGGGAAGTTTTGTAGCCTACGGAAAACTCCAAGGACTTCTTTCCGAAAAAGCGGTTCGTTATCCGGGTGATCAACTCGTAAAAATCATTTTCTTCCTCGGTTCTCTCGCGCTCAGTTACTTCGTAGTTATCGAACCTGAAAAGATAGAATGGTATTGGTATGTTGTAGCGGTCGGTTCCGTTTTAGGAATTCTTCTCGTAATGCCGATCGGTGGAGCCGATATGCCGGTTGTAATCGCACTCTTGAATTCTTATTCCGGAATCGCGGCGTCGGCGACAGGATTTGTTCTTGGAAATAACGTTCTGATTATTGCGGGATCTCTTGTAGGAGCGTCCGGAATCATTCTAACACAAATTATGTGTAAGGCGATGAATCGCTCTCTTGCAAACGTTCTCTTCGGAGGGCTCGGTGCGGCCGTTGATACTTCCAAAGGTGGAGAAGACATCTACGCAGGAAAAACCAAAAGTACTTCCGCAGAAGAAGTTGCGATGCTCTTGGATATGGCGCAAAGAGTTGTTATCGTTCCTGGATACGGAATGGCCGTAGCACAAGCTCAGCACGCAGTAAGAGATCTTTATAATCTTCTTACAGAACGAGGAATCGATGTTGAATTTGCGATCCACCCCGTTGCTGGAAGAATGCCCGGTCACATGAACGTTCTTCTCGCAGAAGCCGATATTCCTTACGACAAGATGAAAGAAATGGATGAAATCAATCCCACTTTTGAACAAGTCGACGTAGTGATTGTGAACGGTGCAAACGACGTGGTCAACCCACTTGCAAAAACAGATCCGACCAGCCCAATTGCGGGAATGCCGATTCTGGACGTTGATAAGGCGAAGACCGTAATCGTAATTAAACGAAGTCTGAGTCCAGGATTCGCCGGAGTTCCTAACCCGCTCTTTATCCAGGAAAATACTCTGATGTATTTCCAAGACGGAAAAAAAGCGACTCAAGAAATCGTAGCAGCTCTGAAAGAAACCTAA
- a CDS encoding dienelactone hydrolase family protein: MKFLQIMILFYSPILFSFNCKHTKDPIPFLFLLGAIQANEFQNIISGPVPIDQESELTNYKVQIFNSTQNIIITGYFSKPSGLGKFPLIVMMHGCGGAYSFNDPTRGVASLFTEWAGRGKNLGYATLLLDSFTPRNAEQNQCGNGSGVGTSEVTDRPTDAYAALDYVRRSAIILNERIVLLGWSHGGSSVISTVDTNSTLQYRVKYPRPFKGVISYYPGCGLNSAFGGISTSTYLPYTHIKILAAGLDPLYTGGYCDDRVTRAQTLGASAGTNNSIAITVYPNTHHSFDQAKVVNDQFDANDVNAKPLADQEAVDFFQLHNP; encoded by the coding sequence ATGAAGTTCCTACAAATTATGATTCTCTTTTATTCCCCTATTCTCTTCTCTTTTAACTGCAAACATACGAAGGATCCAATTCCTTTTCTTTTTCTTCTGGGCGCCATTCAAGCAAACGAGTTTCAAAATATAATCTCCGGACCTGTCCCGATAGATCAAGAAAGCGAACTTACAAATTATAAAGTTCAAATATTCAATTCTACTCAGAATATCATCATTACAGGATACTTTTCAAAACCGAGCGGATTGGGTAAATTCCCACTCATCGTAATGATGCATGGGTGCGGGGGCGCTTATTCTTTCAACGATCCGACGAGAGGAGTCGCATCTCTTTTTACCGAATGGGCGGGACGCGGAAAAAATCTAGGATACGCCACTTTACTCCTCGATAGTTTTACTCCGAGAAACGCGGAACAAAATCAATGCGGGAACGGCTCGGGTGTAGGAACTTCCGAGGTTACGGATCGCCCGACGGATGCATACGCTGCATTGGATTACGTGAGAAGATCCGCGATCATCTTAAATGAGAGAATTGTTTTACTTGGTTGGTCGCATGGGGGAAGCAGCGTCATCTCGACTGTGGATACAAATTCTACACTTCAGTACCGAGTGAAATATCCAAGGCCATTCAAAGGGGTGATTTCCTATTATCCCGGTTGCGGATTGAACAGCGCTTTTGGAGGAATTTCTACGAGCACATATCTGCCTTATACACATATTAAAATTCTCGCGGCTGGGCTCGATCCTCTTTATACGGGCGGTTATTGCGACGACAGAGTCACCCGAGCACAAACGTTAGGCGCAAGCGCCGGAACTAACAATTCGATTGCGATCACGGTATATCCGAATACACATCACAGCTTTGATCAAGCAAAGGTCGTAAATGATCAATTTGACGCCAACGATGTAAACGCCAAACCTCTTGCAGATCAAGAGGCGGTCGATTTCTTTCAATTGCATAACCCTTGA
- a CDS encoding WGR domain-containing protein codes for MIKRELIFRDETSDKFWNLESSGLSFTVTFGKTGTAGQTQTKTFDSEDKCRKEAEKLITEKLKKGYKENTSVDFLSEWKSTLNSKPPKEAFLHHFSFLIEAEEDKEILKKLSENLISFSLNEKENALIAEIKIEHLKNENAELICHPPFTKIPEKGLPKSYVKTVKVHNGIYFEDLGGGSIGFFGLDEKGKINAGGWEPEAIEEGDNEEFLEALENKELSVEDAPCIIEFGQNWILSDPLKKTIHKEPAYLFVSHEDCEVVTIKKANQFLFGPILLRVLAQRILDIEFFSEIYS; via the coding sequence GTGATAAAACGAGAACTCATTTTTCGAGACGAAACATCCGATAAATTTTGGAATTTAGAATCCTCCGGACTTTCTTTTACCGTTACTTTCGGAAAAACAGGAACCGCAGGACAAACACAGACAAAAACTTTCGATTCGGAAGACAAATGTCGGAAGGAAGCGGAAAAATTGATAACCGAAAAACTCAAGAAAGGATACAAAGAAAACACTTCCGTCGATTTTCTTTCGGAATGGAAGTCCACACTCAATTCTAAACCTCCGAAAGAAGCGTTCTTGCATCATTTTTCTTTTCTAATCGAAGCGGAAGAGGATAAAGAAATTCTTAAAAAACTCTCCGAAAACCTGATCTCATTTTCTTTGAATGAGAAAGAGAACGCTCTGATCGCTGAAATCAAAATCGAACATCTTAAAAATGAAAATGCGGAACTGATCTGTCATCCTCCGTTTACAAAAATTCCCGAAAAAGGATTACCGAAGAGTTATGTAAAAACGGTAAAGGTTCACAATGGAATTTATTTCGAAGACTTAGGCGGAGGTTCGATCGGTTTCTTTGGATTAGACGAAAAAGGAAAAATCAACGCTGGAGGTTGGGAACCGGAGGCAATCGAAGAAGGTGATAACGAAGAATTCTTAGAAGCGTTAGAAAACAAAGAGCTTTCCGTGGAAGACGCACCTTGTATAATCGAATTTGGTCAAAACTGGATTTTAAGCGATCCCCTAAAAAAGACAATTCACAAAGAGCCAGCCTATTTGTTTGTGTCTCATGAAGACTGCGAAGTAGTAACTATCAAAAAAGCAAATCAGTTTCTTTTTGGTCCGATTCTTTTACGAGTTCTTGCGCAAAGAATTCTCGATATCGAATTCTTTTCGGAAATTTATTCGTAA
- a CDS encoding YbaN family protein: MEQKDYSDEVRLHRSKLIRFLLFVAGSISLALGIIGVFTPILPTTPFLLLSAACYARASHRFYNWLMNNRYFGSYIRDWRIHKMIPLRAKIIAISMIFITMGTTVFFFIPILAVKILVSLIGILVVLYLIRIPTKRES; encoded by the coding sequence ATGGAACAGAAAGATTATAGTGACGAGGTTCGGCTTCATCGATCCAAATTGATTCGTTTTTTACTATTTGTCGCGGGTTCCATTTCCTTGGCCTTGGGAATCATTGGGGTCTTTACTCCGATTCTTCCGACTACGCCGTTTTTACTCTTGTCTGCGGCTTGTTACGCAAGAGCCTCTCATCGATTTTACAATTGGCTTATGAACAATCGATATTTCGGATCTTATATCCGTGACTGGAGAATTCATAAGATGATTCCGCTTCGTGCCAAGATCATCGCGATTTCTATGATCTTTATAACGATGGGAACTACTGTTTTCTTTTTCATTCCGATCCTGGCCGTGAAAATTCTTGTTTCACTGATCGGAATTTTGGTTGTTCTTTATTTGATTCGAATTCCGACAAAACGTGAAAGTTGA
- a CDS encoding tetratricopeptide repeat protein, with protein sequence MKRLFLFLFLTICFFGILFADDEDENLPGNVSPSPNLENSSGSPTDAARRRVLITALNTETVNLIRANNLARASVNIERIKKLDENTVEYHYLKGSYLYAQGRYPQAKNSLLRAIQIQPGHDPSYYQLGMIFVQRNKWPRSLEYFQKAVELSNYNPFYRINLALAYFETGNYLRAKAEAERAIELKPNFRAAKLLLLKSNFLLGNKADAYSQCVEFVKDGFQSREFMLIHARLVMDIHQNYRKAIKIYNLYGELPFQEKRFLAHAYYNTGNYRAAAATYQQVVQFRIAEEEDKIEYIRSLSFIKDYRRLESFVTSWLQEEPDKRRKVQEALDIAELLKENDSKVFHMFPSRSPY encoded by the coding sequence ATGAAACGTCTTTTCCTTTTTCTCTTCCTCACGATTTGTTTTTTCGGAATTCTTTTTGCGGATGATGAAGATGAAAATCTGCCGGGAAATGTTTCTCCGAGTCCGAACTTGGAGAATTCCTCCGGATCTCCGACGGACGCTGCCAGGAGAAGGGTTCTAATCACCGCTCTCAATACGGAGACGGTCAATCTGATTCGAGCAAACAATCTCGCAAGAGCTTCCGTTAATATAGAAAGAATCAAGAAGTTAGACGAGAATACGGTAGAATATCACTACCTCAAAGGTTCTTATCTCTATGCGCAGGGTCGTTACCCTCAAGCAAAGAATTCTCTTCTGAGAGCGATTCAGATTCAACCGGGACACGACCCGTCTTACTATCAATTAGGAATGATCTTTGTTCAGAGAAACAAATGGCCGAGGTCCTTAGAGTATTTTCAGAAAGCGGTGGAATTATCCAATTACAATCCATTCTATAGAATCAATCTTGCTCTCGCTTATTTTGAGACCGGAAATTATCTTCGTGCAAAAGCGGAAGCGGAAAGGGCGATCGAGTTAAAACCGAATTTTAGAGCGGCCAAACTTCTTCTTTTAAAATCTAATTTTCTTTTGGGGAACAAGGCGGACGCGTATTCCCAGTGTGTTGAATTTGTAAAAGACGGATTTCAATCCAGAGAATTTATGCTTATCCATGCAAGACTTGTAATGGACATTCATCAGAACTATAGAAAAGCGATTAAGATTTACAATCTTTACGGAGAACTTCCGTTTCAGGAAAAACGATTTCTGGCGCACGCCTATTACAATACCGGGAATTATCGCGCGGCCGCGGCGACGTATCAACAAGTAGTTCAGTTTAGAATCGCGGAAGAAGAAGATAAGATCGAATACATACGCTCCCTTTCTTTTATCAAAGATTATAGAAGATTGGAATCCTTTGTGACCTCTTGGTTACAAGAAGAACCTGATAAAAGAAGAAAGGTCCAAGAAGCTTTGGACATCGCGGAGCTCCTCAAGGAAAACGACTCGAAAGTTTTCCACATGTTTCCTTCTCGATCTCCGTATTGA
- a CDS encoding LIC10301 family lipoprotein, with amino-acid sequence MKKIALILTLALILFSSCKKKEELILGDWVKVKNCPEKGECKDPDKGKGSHLLILPDGLAKYDTFHLTYKMKDDDIHFNLADLAFDLEYRILKVNEKELQLLNKKEDNVEFFEKN; translated from the coding sequence ATGAAAAAAATCGCTCTCATTCTAACTCTCGCTTTGATTCTCTTCTCTTCTTGTAAAAAGAAGGAGGAGCTGATTTTGGGAGATTGGGTAAAGGTTAAAAATTGTCCTGAAAAGGGAGAATGTAAGGATCCGGACAAGGGAAAGGGAAGTCATCTTCTCATTCTTCCGGACGGTCTCGCGAAGTATGATACCTTTCATCTTACTTATAAAATGAAAGACGATGATATTCATTTTAATCTGGCGGACCTCGCCTTTGATTTGGAATATAGAATTCTGAAAGTCAATGAAAAGGAACTTCAACTTCTAAACAAGAAAGAAGATAACGTAGAATTTTTTGAAAAGAACTGA
- a CDS encoding STAS domain-containing protein: MSDNSETVEITPDLTILFNDYYAFRTMLMDAIAKKPKYIILNLGDIPVMNSISISSLVWFLKNARSEGISCTISAIHPDLLNTFEVLNLKEYIDHQ, translated from the coding sequence ATGTCAGATAATTCAGAAACAGTAGAAATTACACCGGATCTCACCATTCTCTTTAATGACTATTATGCGTTTCGGACCATGCTCATGGACGCGATCGCAAAAAAACCGAAATACATCATTTTGAATCTCGGGGATATCCCCGTAATGAATTCTATTTCCATCAGTTCTCTAGTTTGGTTTTTAAAAAATGCGAGATCGGAAGGGATTTCCTGCACAATCAGCGCGATCCATCCCGACCTCCTAAATACGTTCGAGGTCCTGAACTTAAAAGAATACATCGATCATCAGTGA
- the flgB gene encoding flagellar basal body rod protein FlgB → MFEKTHFMKTQDLLERGMNSSVLKRKVISDNIANADVPHFKRSEVIFESMIKRAIESEKIEAVKEVPTQISDDRHISFFKPLDYREVSPKANIDYLTTMRADGNNVDVEKEVVEASNSQMQYMMMSERINQNYRDLKQVMRMA, encoded by the coding sequence ATGTTTGAGAAAACCCATTTCATGAAAACCCAGGATTTACTGGAAAGAGGAATGAATAGTTCCGTTTTGAAGAGAAAAGTAATTTCAGACAATATTGCAAACGCGGACGTTCCTCATTTTAAGAGATCCGAAGTGATATTCGAATCGATGATCAAAAGAGCGATCGAATCCGAAAAAATCGAGGCCGTCAAAGAGGTTCCTACCCAAATTTCCGACGACCGCCACATTTCATTCTTCAAACCCTTGGATTATCGGGAAGTAAGTCCAAAGGCAAATATCGATTACCTGACAACCATGAGAGCCGACGGTAACAACGTGGACGTTGAGAAAGAGGTCGTAGAAGCATCCAATTCCCAGATGCAATATATGATGATGTCAGAGAGAATCAATCAGAACTACAGAGATCTCAAACAAGTCATGAGAATGGCTTAA
- the flgC gene encoding flagellar basal body rod protein FlgC has product MGLFSSINISATGLSAQRLRMDVISNNIANSTTTRNTNGDGPFRRDRVVMTPVNLRTRWNSPVYPFGVSPGEGKGVKVMKIEKDMTPLRLVYDPTHPDSIQIGPKKGYVEMPNVNIVTEMTDMISASRSYEANVQMINGSKAMFNKALEIGRA; this is encoded by the coding sequence ATGGGACTTTTTTCATCAATTAACATTTCCGCAACAGGCTTATCCGCACAGAGATTGCGAATGGATGTGATTTCCAACAACATCGCAAACTCGACAACCACGAGAAATACAAATGGGGACGGCCCTTTCCGAAGAGACCGAGTCGTGATGACTCCGGTCAATCTAAGAACCCGATGGAATAGTCCAGTATATCCGTTCGGAGTTTCTCCGGGAGAAGGAAAAGGTGTTAAGGTGATGAAGATCGAAAAGGATATGACTCCTCTTCGTTTGGTTTACGACCCGACTCACCCGGACTCGATTCAGATCGGACCGAAAAAAGGATACGTGGAAATGCCGAACGTGAATATCGTCACCGAGATGACTGATATGATCTCGGCTTCCAGGTCTTATGAAGCAAACGTACAGATGATAAACGGATCCAAAGCGATGTTTAACAAAGCGCTGGAAATAGGTAGGGCATAA
- the fliE gene encoding flagellar hook-basal body complex protein FliE, translating to MEINSNSSLWYTYNSGYNGGKAHPLTPKGDKVNVFTTEDRHYKDVKQPVSPDYVAESFSEAMKNAMTSVNDLQVEADELTQKMVFDPNSVDAHEVMIASEKARVALTFTKTIADGVVRAYRELTSLR from the coding sequence ATGGAAATCAATTCTAATTCTTCACTCTGGTATACTTATAATTCCGGTTATAACGGTGGAAAGGCTCATCCTCTGACTCCGAAAGGAGACAAAGTAAACGTCTTCACGACGGAAGATAGACATTACAAAGATGTAAAGCAGCCGGTCTCTCCTGATTACGTCGCCGAAAGTTTTTCGGAAGCGATGAAGAATGCGATGACTTCGGTAAACGATCTTCAAGTAGAAGCGGACGAGCTGACTCAGAAGATGGTCTTTGATCCGAATTCAGTAGACGCTCACGAAGTTATGATCGCATCCGAAAAAGCGAGAGTCGCTCTTACGTTCACAAAGACGATCGCTGATGGAGTGGTTCGCGCTTACAGAGAATTAACTTCTCTGAGATAA
- a CDS encoding P83/100 family protein encodes MFRILIALVCVGFSFSLSSQDNSKLGEKEIRSSGRVQFINRSSARAGEEVRGTNEKVGAGLAEILKKEPNKSHSQGGVSVTRIAPEDKKFGADIFSLSEDSDYGHINSIQRILAGFVKSNFGYDDKNSEILATYILYYNAIHRKGKAYVAKKYSNSVIKVLKPESIGISKRYSEWPGKTEILVPLVEDVLGKDVHTDELEDEVNKDLDKKKEGQSEKDKFDDLQREKNKKELEEIKRRKEENQNKQKELNDKEVKTDKELQELNKDPVKNKQEIVEKKKAKEQVQKEKEVVKKEEQKLKEKEKEVVKKDEERKSNNSSSSSSSSSSSKSSDSKSDSGSKSGSDSKSSSDDKKTEAELKKELADTKKELETKKEEEKKKEEFDKNVVGGKILFLKTLKYLDKGHYNNELQVLDPTKDDTIFRGDFNKICGRTFEIVDGKALVIGFEDGHSSNHKLILIDQETLKPTISAEDNIFWRSPMIVKGDEIYAFEEVQEKYYLSRFGKDLKKQAKSSEEISPNSNVTFYGEKIYVTGKEEGSGSIQITVFNKADLKLIKKIKP; translated from the coding sequence ATGTTCAGAATCTTGATAGCACTTGTATGCGTTGGTTTTTCTTTTTCGTTATCGTCACAGGATAATTCTAAACTCGGAGAAAAAGAAATTCGTTCTTCGGGAAGGGTTCAGTTTATCAACCGTTCCTCCGCGAGAGCAGGAGAAGAAGTCAGAGGCACCAACGAAAAAGTCGGAGCCGGTTTAGCGGAAATTTTAAAAAAAGAACCTAATAAAAGTCACAGCCAAGGCGGCGTCAGCGTTACAAGAATCGCACCCGAAGACAAAAAATTCGGAGCCGATATTTTCTCTCTTTCCGAAGATTCCGATTACGGACATATCAATTCGATTCAAAGAATTCTTGCGGGTTTTGTAAAATCAAACTTCGGCTACGACGATAAGAATTCCGAAATTCTCGCGACTTATATTCTTTATTACAATGCGATTCATAGAAAGGGTAAGGCTTACGTTGCAAAGAAATATTCCAATTCCGTAATTAAGGTTTTGAAGCCCGAGTCGATCGGGATTTCCAAACGTTACTCGGAATGGCCCGGTAAAACTGAAATTCTCGTTCCCTTGGTGGAAGACGTTTTAGGAAAAGACGTTCATACGGATGAATTGGAAGACGAAGTCAATAAAGACCTCGATAAAAAGAAGGAAGGACAATCCGAAAAGGATAAGTTCGACGATCTTCAGAGAGAAAAAAATAAGAAAGAATTAGAAGAAATCAAAAGAAGAAAAGAAGAAAATCAAAACAAACAGAAAGAGCTGAACGACAAGGAAGTAAAGACGGACAAAGAACTTCAAGAGCTCAACAAAGATCCTGTTAAAAATAAACAGGAAATCGTAGAAAAGAAAAAAGCAAAAGAACAAGTCCAAAAAGAAAAAGAAGTAGTTAAAAAAGAAGAACAGAAACTCAAAGAGAAAGAAAAGGAAGTAGTTAAAAAAGACGAAGAGAGAAAGAGCAATAACAGTTCCAGTTCCTCGAGCTCGTCCAGTTCTTCTAAATCCAGCGATTCTAAGAGTGATTCCGGAAGTAAGTCTGGAAGCGATAGTAAATCTTCTTCCGACGACAAGAAGACGGAAGCCGAACTGAAAAAAGAATTGGCTGATACCAAAAAGGAATTAGAAACCAAGAAAGAAGAAGAAAAGAAAAAAGAAGAATTCGACAAGAACGTAGTCGGAGGTAAAATTCTTTTCTTAAAAACTTTGAAATATTTGGACAAAGGTCATTATAACAACGAACTTCAGGTTTTGGATCCTACTAAAGACGATACGATTTTTCGAGGAGACTTTAATAAGATCTGCGGAAGAACCTTCGAGATCGTAGACGGAAAAGCCCTTGTAATCGGCTTTGAAGACGGTCACTCTTCCAATCACAAACTGATCTTGATCGATCAAGAAACTTTGAAGCCTACCATCTCCGCGGAGGATAACATTTTTTGGCGTTCTCCAATGATCGTAAAAGGGGATGAGATTTACGCCTTTGAAGAAGTTCAGGAAAAATACTATCTTTCTCGTTTTGGAAAGGACCTTAAAAAACAGGCAAAATCTTCCGAAGAGATTAGCCCGAATTCAAACGTAACCTTTTACGGAGAAAAGATTTATGTTACCGGAAAGGAAGAAGGTTCGGGAAGCATTCAGATCACCGTTTTTAACAAAGCGGACTTGAAGCTGATCAAGAAGATCAAGCCGTAG